AATTTGTAGAGAGCGACATATAGAGTATTCAGCTAGTATAGTTACCAATGGCTATAGTTTAACAGCAGAAATTGCCCAAAAACTAAAAAATTTTGCTATTAATAAGGTTCAAATAACAATTGATGGTCCTAAAGATACCCATAATCTTCGTCGGCCACTTAAAAATGGAGGACCAACCTTTGAGAAAATACTAGAAAATATTAAGAATGTATGTGACATACTTACAGTCGCCATTAGAATAAATGTAGATAAAAAGAACATTGAGCAATTTGATGAGGTATTAGATATATTAGTTAAAAACAAATTACAGAGTAAAATACAAGTTTACTTAGGTTTTGTTGACGATGCTAATAACTGTTATTCACCAGCTAAATGTCTTTCTTCAAATAAATTTTTTAAACTTAACTATGAAACAAACAAGAAAATTAGAGCCAAAAACTTTATGAATACTAAAAAAGTTTACCCTGAGCTAGTAAATAATTATTGTGGAGCTGACCATATTGCTCATTATGTAGTTGGACCAACAGGTCTTTTATATAAGTGTGTAAATGATATTGGAATCCGTAATAAAGCTGTTGATAGTGTTTTTTATAATTCAAGTAATAAATATAATATTTCTTTATACAATGCCTACATGTTAAATATGCCTACTGAAGACCCTGTGTGCAGTAAATGTAATCTACTTCCCATATGTATGGGCGGGTGTCCACACACTAAAATTAATAGTAAAAAAAGTAGCTGCTCAGAATATAAGTATAACCTTGAGAACTACTTAAAGCAGTACGCACAAGACTTTATCTAAGTAGACAAAAAGAACAACAAGCATGTTAAATATACATATATCGACAATAGTAGAGTCCAGTAAATGGTATAATGGATTATAATATCTCTGCTTAGGAAGCATATATTAATTTATATTTATTTTTAACTAGCCTAAAGATTAAATTACAGAGAAGGTGTTTAATATAGAAATTATAAAGTATATTTATCCGTATATTAAAAAGCATAAATGGAAATTTGCATTTTTAGTATCACTTAATGTTTTTAGCTTTTTTGTAGCTATGCTAATACCCACGTTAGGTGGTAAATACATAGACTTGCTAAATAAATTAACCTCAGTTAATACTATAATAAGGTTTTCTGTATATATGTGTTTATTATTATTTTTTGATATTGTTTTAAACTTTATAAAAAGGATAACTTTAATTAAGCTAGGTGCTAATATTTCATTTGATATTAACTATGACGTTATTGATCATATTAAAAAGTTGCCTTTAAAAGAATTAAATGGTTATGATTCAGTATATTTAAACCAGAGAATAAATTCTGATGCTAATATTTTAGCCTCATTTGCATTAGAAAAATGTGTAAATACAGTTTTTCAAGTATTCTATTTTATAGGGTCAGTTATTATTCTTTTTAGGGTAAGCCTACAAATAACCTTTGTTTTATTAGCAGTAATACCGTTTTTTATCGTTAATTATATTTACTTTAGAAAAAAGCTATATAGCACCAATAAACTTATGAAAGAATCTGGTAATAAGTTTTTTTCAGACATGAATGAGCAGTTGTTTAATATTAAACTGATTAAAACAAATTCATGGTTTAGTATACTGGGAAATAAATTAAAAAGAAGCTATCATTTATTCTATGAAAATTTAATAAGACACCATAAATTAACGTATGCTTTTTCAGGATTAGGATCAATTGGTAGCAATACAGGTAAGGTAATAGTGTTCTTAATAGGTGGTATCCAGGTTATAAATAGTAAAATAACCATAGGTGACTTTACTATGATTAATAGCTATTTTGTTAAGATATTAGGGGCGGTACAGACATTTTTAGGATTTGGTGTTAGTTATCAAGATACCTTGGTGTCTTATAATCGTTTATTAGAGCTTCTTAATAAGCAAAAAGAGCATAATGGAGTTGAGTCTTTAGAACATATAGATACTATAGAAATTAAAAATGCGAGCTTTAATTATGATAATGAAAGTGAAATAATAAGTAATTTTAATTATACTTTTGAAAAGGGTAAAGTGTACACTATACTTGGTGATAATGGAACAGGAAAAAGTACTTTATTTAGTTTAATTCTAGGTCTTTATATCGATGACTATAAAGGAAATATTACTTATAACAATAAGAATATTAAAGATCTTGACTTATACGAAATTAGAAAAAACTTCTTTGGAGTAACTGAGCAAGAGCCAATGTTATTTAAGGGCAGTATATTAAGCAATATTACCTTTGGTTTGGATAATGTTGATAGCGAATTTATCACTAAAATATGTTCTATACTAAGTATAGATAGTTTTATAAACAAACATGGACAAGGTTTAGATTTAGAATTAGAAGAACGCTCAAAAAATATTTCAGGTGGAGAAAAACAAAAGTTATCATTAATAAGAACATTCATAAAAGAAGCTAGTGTATTATTGTTAGATGAACCTATATCAGCTTTAGATAGCACTAGCATATTACTATTAAAGAACTATCTTCAAGAAATAAAGCATAATAAAATTATTATTATCATCACTCATAATTTAGAGATAATTGATATTTCTGATGAAATTATAGATTTAAACAAGCTTAAAGAAAAAAGACTATCATTAGCCCAATGATTTCTTTAATGATTATTATTAAATAATAGGTCACGTAAGCTAGCTTAAGTGACCTTGATAATAACAATACCAATAATTTATTAGTATCTCTTATTCCAAAAAGACTTTAAAGCAGCAAAAATTCTTAAAGGAATATGTGAATCATATTCAGCTTGTTGTAATAAAAGATTTTTAATATACTGACGTTTTGTAAAACCGTCAGCAGGGCAAAATTTTTGGCTTGTTACTGGTAAATTCAAGTTCTTAGATAATGTTAAAGTTACATTTTCTCTTATATACACAAGTGGTCGAACCATTGTAATTTTCTGTCTATCTAAATAAGCAGATGGGTAAAAACAATCAATTTTGCCGGAAAAAAACATGCTCATCAAAAGAGTTTCAACTGCATCATCAAGGTGATGACCAAGTGCCATAACATTAAAACCTTCTCTACTAGCAACATTCATTAAAGCACCATTTCTCATACGTGAACATAAAGAGCAAGGATTACTTTCTTGACGATGATCAAAAACAATTTTTGCAATATCTGTTTTTTCAATGTGTAACACAATATTATTAGTTTTGCAAAACTCTATAATATTGCTCCAATCTGCCTGTTTAGTAGACCAACCTAAATCGATAATAATTGCATGTAAATTATACTTAATTGGCAAAATAGCTTGTAACTCTTTTAGAGCATACAAACAGGTAAGGCTATCTTTTCCTCCCGACACTGCTACAGCTAGTTTATCACCATCTTTTATCATATTGAAGTCACCAATGGCTCTTTTTACTTTAATCAATAAATCTTTGCTTAGTTTTTTACTCATAGTTCGTCCTTAAAACTTTTTTATCATTATAACACTAAATCGAGGTTATCTATAAAAAAAATCCAGACCATATAAATCATAAGTATTATACAAAAATCGACACAGTTGTATACCATAAATTGGTATAATAAAAATAGACAAAATGGTGATTAGGAGGTGTATTTTATGTTATTTTTAGTAAACACAAAAAAAGCAAAAGAGAGACAATACTGTTGCGATCCATATGCAAGATTTTGTGAATTTGTTAACTAGAGTTACCTAATACTCAGTAAAATAGTTACAGACAATATTTAAACCGACCTTGTTTAAGTAAACAAGGTTTTTTTTTTGCAACTAAAAACTTATAAGTAAAGTATAAATGCTTTTTTTTTTTATTTATAGAGAACTTCATTTAACAAATTATTAAAGAAATATGAATATTACTAAATATTGATAAATAACCACATATATCGACATAATTTTGATCATAGTGTATGATATATTTATACTAATAATAGTAATAATAACCATTTTACTATTATTAAATAAATATGTTAAACAACACTATTAAATTAAGTGGAGGTAAAAATGAAACTATCTAAATACAATTTTCATTATAAATTAAATGAAAATACTGAAGAAACTCTTATTTATAACTCTAGAACTAACGCCTTGGCACTTATTGAGAATGATAATTTTAAGTATTTAAGTGGTGAATCAGATAATATTGTTGTAGAAGACAAAGAATTAAGAAAAAATCTGTTACATGGTGGATTTCTACTTGATTCAAATGTAAATGAGCTTGATTTAATTAAAATTAAAATGTTAAAAGCAAGATTCAATAATGATAGTTTAGGTTTAACTATAGCACCTACTTTGGCATGTAATTTTAAATGTATCTATTGTTATGAAAAAGAGAATTTAAATAGCTCTTACATGACAGAAGAAGTTATTCAAGCTATGTTAGAGTTTATTAAAAAGCGTATAGAAATAATATCTAATTTAGGTATCACTTGGTATGGAGGAGAGCCGTTACTTGCATTAGATACTATAGAATACTTAAGTAAAGAAATCATTAAAATGTGTGAAGAAAATAATGTTCATTATAATGCCGGTATTATAACAAATGGCTATAGTTTTACTAAAGAAGTAGCTCAAAAATTAAAAGACCTTAAAGTTGAACACGCACAAATTACGCTAGATGGCACAGAAGAAATACATAATAAAAGAAGACCTTTGGTTAATGGAAGAGAAACATTTGATACAATTATTCAAAATATTAATGATACTGCTGATATTATGAAGATATCTGTACGTGTTAATACAGATAAGTCTAATATTGATAAATTAGACGCATTACTAGATACCTTAATTAGCTATAATCTACATAAGAGAGTTCATGTATATTTAGGTTTTGTAGATAGCATTAATGAGTGTTATGCAGACGATAAATGTTTATCTCGTGAGGGATTTTCTAAGTTAAACTATAGTGCTGAGAAAAAATTAGTTGAAAAAGGATTTGTTCAGAGTTCTGAATATAAATACCCACGTTTATATGCTAATTATTGTGGAGCTGATAATGATGGGGCCTTTGTAGTGGGTCCCAAAGGATATATTTATAAGTGTTATAACGAAATAGGAGATAGAGATGCTGTTGTAGATAGTATTTTAGACACTGATGAAGAATTTAACTTAGCTTTATATAACAAATATATGTTACATATGCCTGTTGATGACGAAGTCTGTTCTGAGTGTAAGTTACTGCCTATTTGTATGGGAGGTTGCCCTTACCATAAAATAAGCAAAAATGACAAAAAATGTAGTGAATATAAGTATAGTCTCGAAGAATATTTAAAAGATACTGCCAAATATATTATTAAAAAAAGAGAATCCGAAATTAATGAAGCAGCAGCCACCAAGTCATAAGTTACATTATTAAGTTTTACTATATAAAAACAACTACACTTGGCTCTGTAGTTGTTTTTTAATATTAAATATTATATAACCAAAAAAAATATTTATAAAGAATGATATTGGAAATAGCATTTTTGAGTCACTAAAAAAGTGATTCAAGTCTTAAAATTAATTTTAAGAGAAACAAACTCAAAGGGGGTGTTAAAATGAGATTTATCTTTAATGCAAGTGAAAACGCTGATACAGAGTGTACAAGGTATTGTGAGTATTTATACTGTGATGACAAAGCCTTTTTGTGTGTTCCTAAAGTATGTAGACCTTTACTAAAGGCTATGTAAGTGAAACTAGTTAATCTCACACTAAAGGGTCCATTTTTGTAATGGACCCTTTAACAGTTAAGTAGAATTAGTTAAAGGAGGATATTATGAAGTTATCTAAGTATAATTTTTTTTACACTCTATCTGAAAACAGTAGTGAAACCCTTATATATAATTCGAGAACTAATGCATTAGCATTTATAGAAAATGATAATTTACAATTCCTTAAAGATAATAGTAACTTAGCAAATATAACAGATTTAGAACTACAAGAAAACTTAAAAAAAGGCGGTTTTGTAATAGCTAAAGATATAGATGAACTTGATTTAATAAAGTTAAAGCTTTTATCTGCCAGATTTAACACAAATGGTTTGGGATTAACTATAGCTCCTACTTTAGATTGTAACTTTAGGTGTATATACTGTTATGAAAAAAATAGCTTACACAATACTTTTATGACTAAAGAAACGCAAGATCAAGTCTATAACTTTATTAAGAATCAAGCAAATAGTTTAAACTACTTATCTGTAACATGGTACGGGGGAGAGCCGTTATTAGCATTAGATGTTATAGAGACATTAAGTACTAAAATTAAAAGCCTATGTAAGGATAATAATGTACGCTATTCGTCAGTTATTATAACAAATGGATATAATCTCACCAAAACAACAGCCATTAAGCTTAAAGAGCTTAATGTTAGCTCTGCCCAGGTTACGCTAGATGGAACTGAAGACATTCATAATTCTCGTAGACCACTTGCTGATGGATCAGAAACCTTTAACACTATCATTAATAATGTTAAAGATTGTGCTGATATATTAGCTATAACTATTAGAATTAATACAGATAAAGAGAATGCCCATAAAACAGATGAACTATTAGATATTTTAGAGCAACATAATCTTAAAGGAAGAGTAGGGGTTTACTTAGGATTTGTAGATACCATAAATGACTGTTACGAACATAGTAAGTGTTTTACTAGAAAAGGATCTTCAAAGCTCAATTTTGTTAATGAAATGAAACTAATAAAACGAGGGTTTAATGAAAATATTACTCACAGATATCCAAGGCTTTATGCTAACTCCTGTGGAGCAGATTGCATTAGTTCTTTTGTGATAGCACCGGATGGTTTGTTATATAAATGTTGGAATGATATAGGCATTAAGGAATATGCTGTAGGACATATTAATGGTAAAAAAACGACAGAAAAATATAATAAAGTATTATTTAACAAATACTTAACTTATATAGCACCAGACGACCCAACTTGTAGTAAGTGCAAGCTCTTGCCAATATGTATGGGAGGCTGTCCTAATATACGTATTAAAAACAACAAACATTCTTGTTCAGAGTATATGTATAATTTAGAGCAGTATCTTGTTGAATGTGCCAGATCAGCCGAAGCTAAAAATTAACTTCTATCTTTTTTAAATAGGAAATATTTATTATAGCCATAAATATAGTAAATATAGAAATAATCACTTATAAAAACTTATAAGTGATTATTTATTAATATAAATTGATATTGCTGCTTTATAACATATAATTACAGCAATATTTTGGCAATCATGCTATATGTTATTTACTTAATTACCATGTATATAACAAGTTGTATTTCCTTATATTACTATTTTATAAATATTTAACGGACACAAATCAAATATAGGTTGTTTATTTGATATGATATAAAGAGTATTCAATACTTATTTTCTCAATTTATCAATAAGAGGATTACTGGCTGCTAGTTTTTTAATTTGATCTGCATTAGTATGAGCATATATCTGTGTAGTGACAACAGAATTATGTCCTAAAAACTCTTTAAGCTCTAGTAAAGAACCTTCATTATATAATAAAGTAGCACAGGTATGTCTTAACTTATGAGGCGATATTTTTTTTGACACACCACTTAATTCGGCATATTTTTTTATAATTAATTGAATCGCCCTTACGGAGATTCGAGTTTTTCTTACTGATAGAAATAGGGCAGTAGTTGATACTGCTGGTCGTACTGTAAGGTACTGCTTAATAGCAGCTATTACTAACTCATTTATAGGAACTAAACGCTCTTTATTACCTTTACCTATAACGTTTATAAAGCCATCATGAAGATTTATATTCTCCAAATTAATATTTGCAAGCTCACTAACACGTAAACCACAAAAAATAAAAATCATAGTCATGGCATAGTCTCGTTCTTTAAATTTACCACCAATAACCCTTAACAATATTTGAGACTCTTCGAGAGTTAAATAGATAGGCAAACGCTTTTCGATTTTT
This Clostridium sp. 'deep sea' DNA region includes the following protein-coding sequences:
- a CDS encoding radical SAM protein; protein product: MKVSKFNFYYPLPNQDILIYNTATNSLAVIEEENFTYIKDKANKNVIIEDQELLNNLLLGGFVVENSVNELDLLKLKLLESRFDKRGFSLTIAPTLDCDFECIYCYEKNNQINTYMSLKTQNQLMNFIQNRLRGLEKFKISWYGGEPLLAMDIIENLSNKIIKICRERHIEYSASIVTNGYSLTAEIAQKLKNFAINKVQITIDGPKDTHNLRRPLKNGGPTFEKILENIKNVCDILTVAIRINVDKKNIEQFDEVLDILVKNKLQSKIQVYLGFVDDANNCYSPAKCLSSNKFFKLNYETNKKIRAKNFMNTKKVYPELVNNYCGADHIAHYVVGPTGLLYKCVNDIGIRNKAVDSVFYNSSNKYNISLYNAYMLNMPTEDPVCSKCNLLPICMGGCPHTKINSKKSSCSEYKYNLENYLKQYAQDFI
- a CDS encoding ABC transporter ATP-binding protein, which gives rise to MFNIEIIKYIYPYIKKHKWKFAFLVSLNVFSFFVAMLIPTLGGKYIDLLNKLTSVNTIIRFSVYMCLLLFFDIVLNFIKRITLIKLGANISFDINYDVIDHIKKLPLKELNGYDSVYLNQRINSDANILASFALEKCVNTVFQVFYFIGSVIILFRVSLQITFVLLAVIPFFIVNYIYFRKKLYSTNKLMKESGNKFFSDMNEQLFNIKLIKTNSWFSILGNKLKRSYHLFYENLIRHHKLTYAFSGLGSIGSNTGKVIVFLIGGIQVINSKITIGDFTMINSYFVKILGAVQTFLGFGVSYQDTLVSYNRLLELLNKQKEHNGVESLEHIDTIEIKNASFNYDNESEIISNFNYTFEKGKVYTILGDNGTGKSTLFSLILGLYIDDYKGNITYNNKNIKDLDLYEIRKNFFGVTEQEPMLFKGSILSNITFGLDNVDSEFITKICSILSIDSFINKHGQGLDLELEERSKNISGGEKQKLSLIRTFIKEASVLLLDEPISALDSTSILLLKNYLQEIKHNKIIIIITHNLEIIDISDEIIDLNKLKEKRLSLAQ
- a CDS encoding ATP-binding protein; amino-acid sequence: MSKKLSKDLLIKVKRAIGDFNMIKDGDKLAVAVSGGKDSLTCLYALKELQAILPIKYNLHAIIIDLGWSTKQADWSNIIEFCKTNNIVLHIEKTDIAKIVFDHRQESNPCSLCSRMRNGALMNVASREGFNVMALGHHLDDAVETLLMSMFFSGKIDCFYPSAYLDRQKITMVRPLVYIRENVTLTLSKNLNLPVTSQKFCPADGFTKRQYIKNLLLQQAEYDSHIPLRIFAALKSFWNKRY
- a CDS encoding radical SAM protein; this encodes MKLSKYNFHYKLNENTEETLIYNSRTNALALIENDNFKYLSGESDNIVVEDKELRKNLLHGGFLLDSNVNELDLIKIKMLKARFNNDSLGLTIAPTLACNFKCIYCYEKENLNSSYMTEEVIQAMLEFIKKRIEIISNLGITWYGGEPLLALDTIEYLSKEIIKMCEENNVHYNAGIITNGYSFTKEVAQKLKDLKVEHAQITLDGTEEIHNKRRPLVNGRETFDTIIQNINDTADIMKISVRVNTDKSNIDKLDALLDTLISYNLHKRVHVYLGFVDSINECYADDKCLSREGFSKLNYSAEKKLVEKGFVQSSEYKYPRLYANYCGADNDGAFVVGPKGYIYKCYNEIGDRDAVVDSILDTDEEFNLALYNKYMLHMPVDDEVCSECKLLPICMGGCPYHKISKNDKKCSEYKYSLEEYLKDTAKYIIKKRESEINEAAATKS
- a CDS encoding radical SAM protein, with the protein product MKLSKYNFFYTLSENSSETLIYNSRTNALAFIENDNLQFLKDNSNLANITDLELQENLKKGGFVIAKDIDELDLIKLKLLSARFNTNGLGLTIAPTLDCNFRCIYCYEKNSLHNTFMTKETQDQVYNFIKNQANSLNYLSVTWYGGEPLLALDVIETLSTKIKSLCKDNNVRYSSVIITNGYNLTKTTAIKLKELNVSSAQVTLDGTEDIHNSRRPLADGSETFNTIINNVKDCADILAITIRINTDKENAHKTDELLDILEQHNLKGRVGVYLGFVDTINDCYEHSKCFTRKGSSKLNFVNEMKLIKRGFNENITHRYPRLYANSCGADCISSFVIAPDGLLYKCWNDIGIKEYAVGHINGKKTTEKYNKVLFNKYLTYIAPDDPTCSKCKLLPICMGGCPNIRIKNNKHSCSEYMYNLEQYLVECARSAEAKN
- a CDS encoding tyrosine-type recombinase/integrase, coding for MKISDLSDEYIAYLESVLNYSPLTIKNYISDLSIFNDYMHDELNVNSIKDITDIHIIKFVGFTKKILNNSPYATARKLRCLKAYFRYALERHYLDKSPAERIREPKIEKRLPIYLTLEESQILLRVIGGKFKERDYAMTMIFIFCGLRVSELANINLENINLHDGFINVIGKGNKERLVPINELVIAAIKQYLTVRPAVSTTALFLSVRKTRISVRAIQLIIKKYAELSGVSKKISPHKLRHTCATLLYNEGSLLELKEFLGHNSVVTTQIYAHTNADQIKKLAASNPLIDKLRK